The following DNA comes from Amblyraja radiata isolate CabotCenter1 chromosome 37, sAmbRad1.1.pri, whole genome shotgun sequence.
GTACCTGGAGTGAAAGCTGTGTCCACATTATCTCCAGGTATTTATCAGTTTACTTATTATTTTATGTAAGTTGTCAAGGTTTAAAAATTGTGTCCAGAAAAACAATTAAAACAGTCCCCTCTGCTATCAGAAAGCAGCTCCTTTGCGCTAATTTTTTGCGCTTCAAgccgtttttttgccttccatcacagtggggaatgtggggaatccgctgtggtggatgtttatgttaacttttatgtagttgcttTTTTTCCCGAATGGCtatatggtaattcacatatcactataccttaattggtCCAGGTGCCAATAAAAGGCCTTTGAATGCTTTATTTGGAAATGCATGAACGCTGGCGTGACCAATTCACCGAAACTCACTCATCACCTCTTGTTCCAACCTTTAATCTGACACCAAGTTATGATATAGCAGCACATATAGGTGAAAATAGTCCGTGACAGAGGTTCATTCGCAGAGAGCAATACACCATAGTTTGTTTTTTTCAGTTCAACTCACGGGGGCGATATAAGGAGCATTCGCTACATAGTATTGTTTTTATTCCCATCAGATCCTTGAAAAAATTAATACACTTAGTTCTTTTAATACAGATGTACAACCTAAAACTCACACAGTCATTCGATGAAATTTGCACTAGATATTATTTAAATAATAAATGAGATTTACGTTTTAACGCCGAATCTTGACTGTCACATTTCCACTTGTTTGTCAGTTTCTCCGTTCCGATAAGACCCGAGAAGGTTGCGTTTACATAAATGATACAAATGTAGTGCACGGCAAATATGACAAAATGAAGAATCCGGAGTATATTAGACAGCTAGTACATCACGGAGTTAAGTTGCAATACATTCACTTTTGTCCTGGAAAGATGGGATAGTTTGGAACCTCACTGTTTCGGATGCATCGTCCTCAGGCGGTATCTATTCACTGGAGTCCTCTTGATCGGAGTCAACCAGCACCGAGGACATGGAGTGGTTACCTGGCGAGCTGCCGTGAGATTTCTTGGCCGCCTTGCGTTCTTCCATTTTGATGGTGTCGTACAGTCCTTTTGGCCCCTCCTCCAGTAGGAGATCTCTCTCCGAGAGCGAGGGTTTCATTAGCCACACGTTTCTCAGGAAAAGCAGAGCAGGGGCGTACAGGATGTTGACCAAACCCATGCCGAGGTTGAGCTGCACGAAGCCCGAATTGTGGACGATTTGCCCGGCTACAATGGGACCCAGGGCATAAGCGAGAGAGTAGGAGATGTCGGCTATAGCATACACACTACCGTACACTGAGACATAACGGATATCTACAAGGAAGGCAAGGGTGGGCAAGAGGGCCGTGTCCACCAGGGCTATCCCAAAACAAAGGAAACACAGTGGGATGATGAGTTCTTCAAAGTTCCTGCAGGCCGGGACTGTGCACGAACTTGCCCCGATAATAACCAAACCCAGAGCTCCGTAGAACCATTGTAAGTTGGGATATTTAGCCGCTAGCTTCACCGTGATGTACACGCCGAGGATGTGCGGGAAGAACGCCGGCAGCcacgttagtcccatttgccattcGCTGGCATTCATTGTTTCTTTCATCCAATTTGAGATAGTTGGCTCCAGGAAAGCCAGGGGGATGTTGCAGGTGGTGAGAGCCCCGGCCACCACCGCGATGTAAGGGTCGATCATGAGTTTGTAGATCGGCGTGCCCTGCTGCATGTTCTGGCGGGTTCTATTCGAGAAAGGCGAAATGACGATGAGCAACATGATGCCGTCCAGCAGGGAGATGAGGGAGAGCACTAGGAAGGGGACCCGCTTGCCCGCGAACTGGTACAATATCCCGCCGAAGGGAGGCGCCACCAGGCTCCCGAAGGAGATGAACGCTAATGCGATGCCCAGAGCTTTGCTCCTCTCCGACTCCTCGGTGTAGTTGTCCGCGATCATAGCGATCCCCGAAGTGTCGGCGAACGCGGAGCCCAGACCCTGCATGCTCCTCGCTATAAACAACATGGCATAACTCTCGCCAAAGGCAAACGTGAGCGTGGAAAAGAATATAATGGTGAGTCCAATGAGTAGCGGGATATCGTAACCTACCCTGTCGATGAAAGTGCcggttaaggggttggatagaagCTGCAGGATGGCTTTGGATGCGAACAGCACTCCGATCTGTATGTCTTCATTTGGGTTTGGACTCCGCACCAAGACCGGTTTTCGCGTGGTGTTGAGCAACGTTTCGTTTAAAGTCAACGGGGGATACACCAGTTTGTAAGTTCTTATAGTTTCAAGGTAGTTTGGTATAATGGGCACAATCACCATATACAGCATGTTGTCCAGTAACATGGCGATACATACTATCACCAGCAAGATCTTGCGTTGCCGCTTCGGTTCGTGGACCGCGCCGCTGATCTGTTTACTCCGCTCCCCAACCACGTCTGAGAATTTCACCACGGCTGACTTGGCCAGCCCGACCACGGCTGTGGTGGCCATGCTTGTCCAAGCGGCGAGAGCTGTCACAACTCCGGCCCAATCCTCGCCCTGCCCTTTGCTGCCCCGAGTGTCGCGGACGGGACAGTATTTATTACCTAGACGCGGAGCCCCGATAGAGAAGCGGTTCCACCTCCAACACCACcatcagcagcagcggcagcaagtCGGTGCCGGGAAAGACGGGCATCGTGATCGTCTCTGAAGTCCGGGGGAAATGGGCATCCAACTCCCGCCAGCACGGCTAAGTGGGGCTGTACACTCTTCAAACAGGGGGAGTTGTCGGTCCTGCTCGGTTTGGCTCAGTCCACGAATGGAGAGATGCTGGCGATTAGTGGACGGTCACATTGGCAGAATGTGGGAGGGCTAGTGCCGGCCTGTACAACCCTGGGCTCCTCCCTCCTCTGGACTCGGTGAAGCCCATTCACACGGACGAGCGGGCGTGCTCCCCATCCGCTCGTCTCGTCTCCGGCTTCTGACTCTCGATGCTGCTCTTGTGCCTCAGCTGGCTCCGACCGAACCCGCCCCTGATGCTCAACCCCCCCAGCTGATTGGGTCTTCTGCAATCTTGAGCAGTGTTTTGTCCGGTGTAGGAGTAACGTTTCAGGAGATCtgcctcctcctctcaccccgaGTGTGGACTGTACAGTATAGATTAGCCACAGAAACTATGTACACTGCTTAGGACGGAATAGATTTAttgccaagatagacacaaaatgctggagtaactcagcgggacaggcagcatctgagatgctgcctgtcccgctgagttactccagcattttgtgtctatcctcgatttaaaccagcatctgcagttctttcctacagatttATTTCCTATTTGAGCACAGGGATTTGGCATAAGATCTTAGTatttgcaaaacacaaagtgctggaggaacttgaaaGGCCAGgcaagagggaatggacaggagactTTCTGGTCGCGATCCcgcttcccctgtcccacttaggtaacctgaacggaaacctctggagactttgcgcccacccaaggtttccgtgcggttcccggaggttgcaggtggttgccggaggttgcagatcgtggaagcaggtagggagactgacaaaaacctccgggaacctcacagaaaccatgggtggggcacaaagtctccagaggtttccgttcaggtttcctaagtgggacaggggcattatagagTCGTTCAGTTACTTCAGGACTTAAGgtcccagcgtctgcagtttcttgtgtctccagttcGCATCTGCACAGTGTTTAACTTCTCCAGGGTATACTtgctatttgtgtaggaaggaactgcagatgctggtttaaaccgaagtttgacataaaagctggagtaactcagcgggacaggcagcatctctggagagaaggaatggatagcgtttctggtcgagaccccacttttcattgaagaagggttttggcccgaaacgttgcctatttccttcgctccatagatgctgctgcacccgctgagtttctccagcacttttgtcgtcCCACTTTTCATTTAATGTTCTCGCCGTTAAATGCACCTTATTTATAAAGCCATGGACATTGTAATGCGGTGAAAGTCAATCTGTCCACAGTTTGCTTCCAGCGTGATATTAACTAACGTGTTTGTTCTGCAAGAGACTAATATCATCGCCGCGCAGCGCCAAACGCCCCACAGTGTCATTGAGACGCTCAGGTAAACATCTCGACAAGTGgacacacgaggaactgcaggcgctggagcttagagcaaaacacaatgtgctggaggaactcagcggctcaggcagcatttatggagggaatgggcagacgacgtttcggggcggggcccttcttcagactgaataagtgggggggaggggtgaaaaagatgtgtgtgtgtgtgtgtgtgtggggggggggggggggggggggggggggtagacaaaGCCTGACATGTGTCGTATATTCCCTCTCTCCGTCCACCCCACCCCCGTCCGCCCTaggcatcctactagttccactgctcGTATCCCCGCGTtgtcaccttttccacagccaacaatggaccattgtgggctccagcttGTCCTTGATCATCCGTGCTTGCtttcatttgttcttttcatacattTGTTCCTTGTACCTTTCCAtgcctctggtttccctctccccagactctctgtctcaagaagggtctcgacccgaaacgtctcctatttctttatctccagagatgctgcctgtcccgctgagttactccagctcactCCAGTGTCTATCCTGACAAATGATAAGTGGGGAGAGCACCACCATCCTgctcccctgtatccacctatcattcccCAAGCCTTGTCCTGCCGCCACATCTCTTATCTAGctttctccatctccatctccaactccatctatctgaagaagagtcccgacccgaaacgtcgcctgtccatttaatccacagatgctgtctgagttcttccagcatttgtaTTTGTTTAACCTGTTGGTTATGCTTACTGGGATTATGACCCCCCATCCCTTGCATCGTAACTTCATCGGACGCCGATCTTATCCGACCCACTTAAACGCGGATGTAAATATTTCACATGAACGCGATCGAGTCAGAAGCAACTAGGTCGGAATATTTTAGTTATGGGGTGAGATTGGATGGACTTGTTTCCGCTGAAACAAAGGAGGCCGAGGAATGACCTGACGGAGACCACAGAGGCAAAGAGAGGGTAGATAGCCGCAAGACGGGGTATGAAaaacaagtgtttaagaaggaactgcagatgctggaagattttcggcccgaaacgttg
Coding sequences within:
- the slc18a3 gene encoding vesicular acetylcholine transporter, translating into MATTAVVGLAKSAVVKFSDVVGERSKQISGAVHEPKRQRKILLVIVCIAMLLDNMLYMVIVPIIPNYLETIRTYKLVYPPLTLNETLLNTTRKPVLVRSPNPNEDIQIGVLFASKAILQLLSNPLTGTFIDRVGYDIPLLIGLTIIFFSTLTFAFGESYAMLFIARSMQGLGSAFADTSGIAMIADNYTEESERSKALGIALAFISFGSLVAPPFGGILYQFAGKRVPFLVLSLISLLDGIMLLIVISPFSNRTRQNMQQGTPIYKLMIDPYIAVVAGALTTCNIPLAFLEPTISNWMKETMNASEWQMGLTWLPAFFPHILGVYITVKLAAKYPNLQWFYGALGLVIIGASSCTVPACRNFEELIIPLCFLCFGIALVDTALLPTLAFLVDIRYVSVYGSVYAIADISYSLAYALGPIVAGQIVHNSGFVQLNLGMGLVNILYAPALLFLRNVWLMKPSLSERDLLLEEGPKGLYDTIKMEERKAAKKSHGSSPGNHSMSSVLVDSDQEDSSE